GGCTCCAACCCATTACGTTCCTATGCTGACACCGCCGCCTATGAGAAGGCCTTTGCCAAGCTGGACTTGTTAGTAACAATTGAAGTGGCTATGAGTGAGACGGCGGTTCTTTCTCATTTTGTCCTGCCAGCCAAGTCCGGCTACGAGAAATGGGACGGTACCTTTTTCCAGGGGAATTACCCGGAGTATTACTTCGACATGCGCCGACCGGTGGTACCGGCAGATGGAGAACAGGCAGAGGAAGCCAATATTTTCATTGGCCTGGCAGAAAGGCTGGGCATGATTCCAGATTACCCTGCAAAGCTTAGGGATCAGGCCCGGGACCGGGCGAGCTACGGGGTAGCGCTTATGGAATATATCCGGACCAACCCTAAGGCGACGCCCTGGGTGCCCTATATTCTGGCCAAGACCTTGGGTGAAGAGTTAGGTTCAAAAAACCTGGCTGCGCTCTGGGGGCTGCTCGCGCGTTTCCCCCTGATGCATCCCGAAGATGTCGGCCGCGCTGGATACAAGGTGGGGCCCTTCACGGGCGAAGAAGTATTCAGCAAGATTCTAAATACACCCGGTGGAGTTAAAATCGGCGTGGTGGACACGCAGAACAATCTTTCTGCCCTGAAGACCCCGGATAAAAAAATCCATATCCACTTCCCCGAGATGGAATCATGGGTGAAGGAAGTAAAACCGGCGGCCGAGGAAGTGGCGCTTATAAATAAAGAGTATCCCCTGATTCTTATGGCCGGAAACCACATGGAGATGGTGGCCAACACCATCATGCGTGATCCGGCCTGGAATGAGTCGAAAAGAGCCTGCACCCTGCGTATACACCCGGCCGACGCGGCAGAGATCGGGATTAGGGATGGAGAAGCAGCCGTAATCGAGACCGAGGCTGGCGCGGTCACTGTTGAAGTTGAGATTACCGACACTTCATACCGGGGGCAGGTGGTCATTCCCCACGGCTTCGGCCTCGCCCACCTGGAAAAAGTGTACGGAGTCAACGTAAACCGGCTGGCCTCGGCCAAACACCGGGACCGCCTGGCAGCAACGCCATTGCACCGTTATATCCCTTGCCGGGTGCGCAAGGCATAAAGACAGCCTTTTGCCACAGAGGTCCCAGAGAACACAGAGATTAAGAAAAATAAATATTAAGATTTTCTTGCGCTTTGGTCTTTCGTTTTACATTATGATATTTGGATTTTTTAGTTCAATCTCTGTGACCTCTGTGTGCTCTGTGGCAAAAAATTTTTAGGATTTTGAGGAGGCTCTAATATTCATGACCTTTTTTCTCTTAATCTTTGCCTATCTTTTGGGTTCGGTTCCTACCGGCGTGATCCTGGCCAAGGCTTTCAGCGATGTGGACCCCCGCACGCAGGGCAGCCGAAACATCGGGGCCACCAATGTGTTCCGCACGGCTGGGAAAAAATTGGGTGCTATCACCCTGTTGGGAGACATTTTAAAAGGCTTCATCCCGGTAGCGATCGCCAGAGGCTCTATCGATTCTTACTTCTGGGTGGGTGCCGTGGCCCTGATGGCTTTTCTCGGCCACCTCTACCCCATTTTTCTGAAATTCAAAGGGGGTAAGGGAATCGCCACGGGACTGGGTGCTTTTTTGGCCCTGGCTCCTCTGTCGGCTATTTCATCCT
The genomic region above belongs to Deltaproteobacteria bacterium and contains:
- the plsY gene encoding glycerol-3-phosphate 1-O-acyltransferase PlsY; translated protein: MTFFLLIFAYLLGSVPTGVILAKAFSDVDPRTQGSRNIGATNVFRTAGKKLGAITLLGDILKGFIPVAIARGSIDSYFWVGAVALMAFLGHLYPIFLKFKGGKGIATGLGAFLALAPLSAISSCLIFAAVVYRWRYISLGSLSATAAFPIFLALLNPHRAYIPFALAIGALIFYRHRENIERLLAGKESKFGEKKAIKPED